DNA from Sulfurimonas gotlandica GD1:
TGGGGAGCTGATATGATAGCAGGTACATTCCTTGATATAGACATGCATGATCTTGCAGGTTCTACTGTTATTCACTCAACTGGTGGTTGGGCCCTTTTAGCTGCAATATTAATCATGGGCTCTCGTAAGGGTCGTTATGTAAATGGTAAAATTAGAGTAATCCCTGCTTCTAATATTCCTTTAGTAGTTTTAGGTGCGTTTTTACTATGGATAGGTTGGTTTGGTTTCAATGGTGGTTCTGTTGGCTCAATCTCTAGCATTGAGAATGCTAATCTTGTTGCTAAGACTATCATGAATACAAATACAGCTGGACTTGCTGGTGCACTTATCGCAGGAATACTTATGTATGTGAGATACAAATTATTTGATATCACTATGATCTTAAATGGTGCTTTAGGTGGGCTGGTTGCAGTTACTGCTGGACCTGATTTGTATAATATATATACACCTATTTTGATTGGTGCTATTGGTGGAGCATTAGTCGTCTTTGCAGTTCCTCTTTTTGATAAGCTAGAACTTGATGATCCTGTTGGTGCTCTTTCTGTTCACCTTGTAAATGGCATCTGGGGAACTTTAGCAGTTGGAATCTTTGTAGATAATGTTTCATTTATGGCACAACTTAAAGGTGTTGTAGTTGTTGCAGTATTTGCATTCAGTGTTTCATTTGTTGTATTGTTTCTTATCAACAAGATTACAAGATTTAGAGCAGAAGATGATGCTCAACAAGAAGGTATGGATGTTAACGAGTGTGGTGTTGAAGCATATCCAGAGTTCAAAAGAGCCATATAACCTATAATTTATACTAACTTTTCCAAGCCCAAACATGTTTGGGCTTTTTAATACTTATGTAACACATAATTAGTTATTATCATACCTATGATTAGACACAGCAGCTCATTTTTATTTTCTTTGATATTTCATGGAACTTTGGTACTAATACTATTTTTTACATGGAAAAATATTCCATCGATGAGTAAGGTTGATTGTGAAAATAAAATTTGTGTGCAACTATGTGATGTAATAGTTGAAAAACCAGCTGTAAAACCTGCTCCAAAACCTGCTCCAAAACCAAAACTAAAACCTATTCCTAAAGAACTTACAAAACCAAAATTTAAACCAAAACCAATTGTTAAAAAGATAGAAATAGTAAAAGAAGTGCCTGTAGTTATGCCAGAGCTAATAAAAGAAGAGTCTGTTGTAGAAGTAGTTAAAGAAGAGATAGCAGAAGAAAAGCCTGTTGAAGCAACTCAAATAGTACAAGAGCAAATAATAGAAGAGCAGATAGTTCAAGAAGAGAGTATTGTTGAAGGCTTAGAAGCTAAACAAGTACGACTTGAACAAGAATACATGCAAGAACATATTGCAAAGATAATTCAACTACTCCAAGATAATCTGTATTATCCAAGAAGAGCTAGAAAAAGAGGCACTGTAGGAGAGGTTATGGTTAAGTTTACACTATCTACAGATGCGGTAGCTCATTCTATAAAAGTAGTTTCTTCAAATAGTGAAATACTAAGTCGTGCTGCAATAAAAACTATCGAAGAGCTGTCTGGAAAGTTTCCAAAACCAAGTGAAGTCTTAATCCTTCACGTCCCAATAAACTATAGTCTAAAGATGTAGTTTTAATCTATAGGATTAAAATACTCTCTTGCTGATCCACATCCTGGACATACCCAGTTGTCCGGTAAATCTTCAAAGGCTGTTCCTGCAGGAATCCCTGCTTTTTCATCCCCAATAGCTGGATCATATACCCATCCGCAAAAAACACATTTATACTTTTTCATGTTTAATCCTTTGTAATATTTATTTAGTGTTTGGAATTTTTATTGTGACAGTTGTTTGAGAATTTTGTGATGTCACTTTTATGCTTGCATGCATAGATTCTTTTAGTATGTTAAATGCATTATACAGACCTAATCCTACAGCATTTTTTTCATCTTTTGTACTAACATATGGATCAAATATTCTGTTTATTAAATCTTTATCTATTCCACCTGCATTATCAACAGCTTCGATATATGTATAATCTTTATTTTGTTTTGTAGATATTTTAATAAACTTTTTTATTTCATGAGGTGTTTTTTTAAAAGCTTCAATAGAGTTAGTATAGATGCTAATAAGGATTTTTACTAACTCATTTGGAAAATATAATATGTCTTGCTGATGTTGCAAATCTGTTTCAAGATTAATATGATTTGACTCAAATCTATCTTCTATTAGTTTTATGCTTTTATTTACTGTGTCATTAATATTATTAAGAGAAGTTGACTCTTCAATGTTAGAGATTTGACGAAACTCATCCAGTGTTTTTGAGAGTTCTTGCACTGCATTGTTTATGTTGTTAAGTGATCTGTCTAAATGTTCAGCCGTTAACTCATCAAACTCATAGGCAACAGCTATGTCCATTGTTATAGTACTAATGATTGATAGCGGTTGTCTCCACTGATGAGCTAGCATCTGAACAGTCTCATTAACTGCCAGTAGTCTGTTTTGATTTAAAATAAGAGCGTCTTTGTGAGCATTCATAAACTGACTCTCTATTCTTACTTTTAAGTTGGTCATATTCACTGGTTTGTTTAAATAGTCATTAGCTCCTGCTTCGAAACTTTTACGCAGTGTTTCATCACTAATGTCAGCAGTTATCATTATGATTGGTATATGATTATAGTTTGGAGTTTGGCGAATGGTTCTACATGCTTCAATACCATCTATTTGTGGCATCATTACATCTAAAAGAATCATATCAATATTGTTTTTTTTGAGTATATCATAAGCTTGGAGTGCAGATGTTGCACTAAGGATAGATGTATACCCTTCATCTTCAAGCAGACCTTCTAGAACTAGTATATTAACTTTGTTGTCATCTACTATAAGAATGTTTTTTGAATAAAAATCCACTTGCATAACACTCACCTATTCAGAATTTTATGAACTCATTATACATAAAAAAAAGTTATTTCAAATTAAATATAAATAGTAGTAATAAATGAAATTTTTCATTAGTAACAAAAATGAGTTAAAGAAAAATAATAAGTATCTAAATAGACAGATTTAAAAGTGGTTTTTATTTGAAGTTTATAAGTGAAAGTTGGTGACCCCGAGGAGAATTGAACTCCTGTAACATGGATGAAAACCATGGATCCTAACCGCTAGACGACGGGGCCAACTATTTGTAAAATGGTGTCCTGTGATGGATTCGAACCATCGGCCACATCATTAAAAGTGACGTGCTCTACCAGCTGAGCTAACAAGACAAAAACAAACATCAATGTTTGTGGATGGGAATTATAGACAAATTGTTTTTTGATGTCAAGATATTTCACAAGGAATTATGAAATCTTTTTAAATTTGTAGTAATTACTCATAAAAATAACTTTTTTTGGTAGAATATACATAATGAATTATTATAGTTTTGAGTATCCGTATCTGATTTTTTTACTTATACCAATCATTTATTGTCTATATAAATGTAAAGAGTATATGAAACCTATATATTTTGTGCATCTTCATTTTTTGTCTGCTAAAAAGAATTTTTTAAAGCTAGAATGGATTGTAAAAGTCCTAATATTTATATCTCTTTGTATTGCACTTGCATCTCCGATAGTTGTAGATAAATTAAGCCCAAATAATAGACATGGTAAAGATATAGTACTAGCGATTGATGCAAGTGGTTCCATGAATTCATCAGGGTTTGACTTTGAAGATGAAGTAAGTGATGGTAAAAGACTTAGTCGGTTTGAGATAACAAAAATAATAGCGTCTGAGTTTATACAAAAAAGAATCAGTGATAATGTAGGAGTAGTCTTGTATGGAGACTTTGCTTTTATTGCCTCTCCTATTACATATGAGAAAGAGATAGTGACTCAGATGCTAGGATACTTGACTCAAGGTATGGCTGGACAAAATACGGCGATAGGCGAAGCTATAGCTATGGGTGTCCGCTCATTTAAACACTCTAAGGCAAAAACTAAAGTTATTGTCCTTCTTAGTGATGGTGAACACAACAGTGGAAGCGTCTCACCCAAAGAAGCTACAGAGCTTGCAAAAGAGCAGGGTATTAAAATATATACTATTGCTATGGGGAATAAGGGTGAAGCTGATGAGGCACTGTTAGAGACTATTGCCAAAGATTCAAACGGTGAGTTTTTCAGTGCCAGTTCTGCAAAAGAGTTAAAAAATATCTATGATGAGATTGATAAACTGGAATCTTCAAACATAAAAAGCAGAGAGTATGTCTTAAAAAACTATTTTTATCAGATATTTTTACTTCTTGCATCTGGACTGCTTCTATTTTTACTATACAGAGAGATAAAGAAATGAGTTTTTTATATCCTGAGTATTTTTGGCTTTTTCTATTTTTAGTAGCAGGGTTTATAAAGAAGGATTTTAGAGCTCTGCGTATTGTTGGTCTTGGATACATTGTTACTTTTGTTTTTATAGTTTTAGCTTTGACGCGTCCAGTAGTAGAGCAAGAACCGATAAAAAGTGAACAAGTGTTAAGTGATGTAGTAATAGCAGTTGATCTGTCTTACTCAATGCAAGCTATGGATGTTCCTCCTTCGAGACTTAAAAAAGCAAAAGAGATTTTAAAGAGTCTCATAAAGAGTGAACAAAAGAGTAGATTTGGGATACTTGGCTTTACTACAAATGCAATAATTCTCTCCCCAATGACAGAAGATAGTGAACTCTTGGAGCATCTCTTCAGCTCACTTGATGATAAGCTAATTATTACAAAGGGCAGTAGTATTATGCCGGCCTTAGAGTTAGCTAGAAAAATGTCTCAGTCAAAAAATCTAAGTATGGTCATATTAAGCGATGGAGCAGATGAGATTAGTTATGAAGATGAAGCAAAGTTTGCCAAAAAGAACTATCTTGTTGTAAATGTATTAATGCTTGCAACCAAGACTGGTGGAACTCTGATGCTCGAAAATGGTGAACTTTTAAAAGATGAGACTAACGATATAGTTGTAAGTAGAGAGAACTCTTCTATACAAGAAATCTCAGATGCTACAGGTGGAGTTTATACAAAAAGTTTTGATGACTTAGTAGATGCATTGCAAAATCAAAAGAGTGATGATAAAAAATCTGAGACTACTATCATTAGAAATCTAGAACTATTTTACTACCTTATACTCTTAGCAATAATCTCGTTTTTAGTAAGCATTACGACTCTAAAGAGACATGTAGTGGCTCTTTTACTTATGTTTGGAATTAGCTTAGAAGCAAGTTTGTTGGAGTATTTTGAAGATAAAAACAATCTTGAATTTAAAAAAGCCAGTTCTTACTACAAAAGTGGAGAGTATGAAAAAGCACTAAACTCTTATGAGAGAGTAAAGTCTGCAAATGCTGAGTTTAAATCTGTTGTATTCTATAATATGGGTAATTCACTAGTAAGACTAAAAGAGTTTAAAAAGGCTAGAGAAGCTTACCTAAAGTCACTCACACTTAGTTACTCTAAAGAAGCAGATGAGAACCTATACTACATTAAAGAAGTAAGTGAGCAGATGCAGATGAGTACAGGGCAACAAAAAAGCGATAAGAAATCTTCAATGGCCAAAAAAGAGAACTCTAACAAAAAGAAAAAAGAGGGTGGCAGTTCAAATATGAAAGTAAGTGCCAGTGCCAGCAGCGGTGCTGAAGATAGCGGTAAAAAAACTTCTTCAGAGTCAAAAGTTGATTTGAACTCTGGAAAAGCTAAACTAAGCTCAAAGCAGTATGAACTAATTAATAGAAGGGGAGTTAATGAGAAGCAACCTTGGTAGAATTTTTTTAATAATTTTAATCTTTTTAAGTCTGAATGCTTTTGCATCTACATACAAATGGAGTGTTAAATCAGATAAAGCAGAGGCTATGACAAACGAAGCAATATACTTAAAGTATGTCTGTGAGTATAGCGATGCAGCAGGACTTTATGTAATAGAATTTAACCCGGTAGTTGATAATGAAAAATACTCTATAGAATTGCTTAGCGAGAGTGAGAATATTACAGATGGCAAAAAAATAAATGTTTTTGAGTTTATTGCATTTGTCAAAGTACCTGGAGAGATGAGCTTCATATTTGATACAAGAATGAAAAAAACAAATAAAGACTCTATCCAAAATACTGTTTTAGGTCGTGATAATGCTGATTACGAAGAGTTTTCAACACGTTTTATAAGGCAAGAAGCTATAGTTGTAAATGTTAAACAAAGTAGTAGCGACCTTGTTGGAGAATTTGTTTTAAATGCAAAAAAAGACAAAGAGCAGTTAAAAGCCTTTGAGCCTTACCATCTTGAAATAAGCATAGCCGGAAGTGGAGATTTTAAACTTATAAAGCCTATCTTATTTGAGATAGATGGAGTTAAAATATTTTCTCAAAAAGTGATTCAAGATGTAAAGCTGACAAAAAATGGATATCAAGGTTCATGGAGTCAAAAGTTTGCTTTTGTAGGTGAAAAAGATTTCACAATACCAAAGTTAAGCATAGAATACTTTGATATAAAAGAGAAAAAAGCTAAAGAATTGATAGTAGAAGAGACACAAATAAAAATTACAAAGGCTTACAAAAAAGAAGAACTCTTAGATGTAGAGCAAAAGAGCTTTGAATTCAGTTATAACTTTATTTATTACATCTTAACTTTTATAGCAGGGTTTCTTTTTGCAAAGATAAATTTTAAAAGAGTAAAAAAACTAAACTTCGCAGATTCATCATTTCTTGCAAAAGTTGATAATGCAAAATCTTTTGATGAGTTGATGATAATTTTGGCTTTAAAAGATGCAAGAAAATATGAAAGCTTTATAAGAAAAGTAGAAACAAAAGAGATAAAATCTTTAAAAGAGGCAAAAAAAGCACTGATTAATGAGTAGTTAAATTGTAATTAACTAAAATGGTTTTCAACTAAAAAAGGAAATGTAATGAAAAAGTTAATTCTGTTTTTGATTATCTCTGGAATAGTGCTCTTTTTAGCAGGTTGTGGTGCAGGTGGACCAAAAATAGTAATCCCATCATATACAGCTCCAAAAGAAGCTGCAAAGCTATCTAAAATAGAGACAAAAGATGAGTTTATATCTGATGGTGCATATTTGGCTGTATGGTTAAATCCAGATGTGAAAGATGCAAAAAAGACAAATGCCAAATTAGAGCAGATGCTAATCGACAGTGTGAAAGCAAAGTTTACAGAGACTAACTTTGTGACAATAGACCCACTTGGTGATGAAAAGGGTGTATCACTTAGTATGAGCATCTCTAACTATGATTACAAGAGTAGCGGGTCAAAGATATCGCTAGCACTTGAAGTGACATTTATACTCTCTCGCGGTACTGATGAGTTTTTAGTGAAAAAGTATAGTGATAGAAAAAATCGTCAATCAAGTGACTCTACAAAACTCCCAACTGAAAATGAACTTGCATCTCAGGCAGTTAGTAAGGTTGTGAAATACTTTATCTCAGATATATCTCCTCTTAAAACTAATCAACTCCGCGAGTTCAAATCTCTACCTCAGGAATTAAGTCCAGTAATCGAATATGCGCAGAGAAAAAACTACAAGGGCGCCATAAAACTTATGAATAACTATAAGGGTAAAAAAGATATGAATTATCACTATGACTTAGCTATTCTTTATGAAGCCCAAGCTAGTGTAACCGAAGATCTTAAACTTTTAAAATATGCAGAGTCAAATTATGAAGAAGCTATGGCACTGGGTGGGATTAATGATAAGTTAGTTGTAAGTGCAAAAGCTAGGTTTGATAATTTTTATGAACTGTTAGGAAAAACAAAAAAACAGGATTTTGCAAACCAAGCTCTAAGAAATGACAGAGATTCTATGGCTGGCAGTTCCGATAGTGAGTATAAATAAGTAAAAATATTTAAAAAGGTGGAATGTTGTGGGGAAAATAAATAGTTTAGCTGTAAATGCAGTAGCAGTTGGTCTTTTAGGTTTTAGTATGAGTGGATGCAGTGCTGTGATGGAAGGGGTTCAATCACAGATGGAAGTACCAACACTTGAAAAGCAAGCTAATCGGGTAGCAATTGGTATGACAATAGTACGTGAAAATAATATCATTGCTTTTAAGATGCCAATATCTTCGGATGCAGCTTGGCCAGAACAGGTGGCAGCGGATATTAGTGAAGAAGAAGATAAAATTATTATTGATTTACTAATGCAAGATCCTTATTTCGCCACTATTGAACATACAGATAGAATTCAAAGAGATATGTTAGGCAGCAGTTCTAGTATGAATCAACTTGGTGATTTTGGAGGTTTTGCAGCTGGTATGTTAAACCAAAGAGTGAAGCCTTTAACAAAAAAAGCTATACAAAAACTTATAATTTTATATGGTAAAGATCAAACAAACTGGCCAAATATATTTAGTTTTGACAGTTCACTTTCAAACTTTTTAGCCTTTAAAGATGGAAAAATGAAAGATATTGAAGCTCCTAGAGGTGATGTCTATGCAAGCATAGGTGAAGCTGTTATATCTCTAACTCCGACAAACATGCAAAAAGATTTAAGCGTAGCAAGAATTGAGATGCTTGATAGTTTTGAAAGTGTTGCTTCTATCAAGTCTGAAAAAGGTGAGTTGCAGAGTAAACTAAAATTAGATGAAGCAGATGCAAAGAAAAAAGAAGATGATGAAAAATTTGAATATACTCCATTGAGTGATGAGCAAAAACTTGAGATAGAAAAAGAGATAGCTGTGATTGATACAAGAGAATCAGAGGCAGAGTTAGTTGCAAATGAAAAAGAGGCGATTTATTTTGAGCTCCTTGATCAATCTATTGTTGCTTTAGAAAGTGATATAAACATAGATGATGAGAACTACGTAAAACTTGCAAGAAATATCAATATAGTATCAAATGAAATTCAAACAGGTGCAACTCAGGCTTACACAGCTTTTGGCCTAGCTGCGGCTAACATAGCGTCTAGTGATATATTGCTTAATTTTCCAAAAGAGCTTGAGAGTTTAGCAGTTTGTAAAGCTACCATACCTGCAAAATTAGACGTGAAGTTTAATGAGAGGATTGCAAGACTTGGTAAAAATTCAATATATATATTGCCAAATATATTAATAGGAACTTACTATGCCTATAAACAGTCTAGTCTGGCACAAAAATATGAAGACGTAACAAACATAATTTTACTAGCTCATAAAGCTAAAGTTGAACAAGAGGCTGCTGCTAAAAAAGATGCTGAGGAAGCAGCAGTAAAAGCCAAAAAATCTAAATAAAGGAATAAAGATGAATATCAAAAGAGTTTTAATTTTTTTAACTTTGAGTATTTTAACTACCTGTGCTGCTACTATCTCTTTACCATCAGATACAAACAAATACTTTTACGCAATTGGATATGGTGAAACACTTCGAGATGCCAAGACTGATGCTCTTGCAACTATCAGTGCTAAAATATCTGTAAATGTAGCATCTAACTTTTCTAACTCTGTTACTGCGAATAGACAGAGTGGAAATGAAGATGTTTTATCTACTACAAAAAGTGAAGTAGTAAGTAAAAGTAAAAATATTGAGTATACGGATGTAAAAGTTCAAGAGAGTTTAAATGATGGTAAACAGTGGATAGTGTTGGTTGAAGTTGATAGAGCTATACTGACTGCAACTTACGTGAGAAAGCTTAATGTGGTAGATGCTAAGTTAAAAGCAGAATGGGAAATATACAAAGAAGCTGGTTACTTCGAGAAACTGAAAATTTCTGCTGGTATAAACAAGTACCTAAAAGAAACAGATAGTTTCTTTCCTCTGCTTCATGCGCTAGATTCTGACTATGATGATTCTAAATATAGTTCTAGATATATGAACTATACAAAAGAGATGAGAAAAGCAAAGAGTGAGTTGGTATTTAAGATAATATCAGATAAAAACTCTGAACCTTTGGCTTCACTTATTCGCTCTCAACTAAGCCTAGAGAATGCTACTTTTCATAACAAAAATTATAATGTACTGATCAAGATTACAACAACAGCAAAAACAAGAAAGTATAGATCAACAAATGACAAGTTTGCTAAACTAACTTTTGCACTTAGAGACACTACAATCAAAGCAACAGATAAAGTTGGAAATGTAGTGTCAAATGTTCTTTATAAAACAAAATCAGGTTCATCTGAAGGTTTTGAAGATGCAATTGCAAGAACAGCTAAATATGAAGAGATGATAGCTAAAGAAGGGATTATTTCTTTTATAACCGGTAATTGATTTGATTGAAAAAACAAGCATACTTATTTTGACACATTTAGTCACTATGTAAAACAAATATAATAAAAAGTCATTAGATTAAAGTTAAGTTAAATACTTTTTAACTAAACTAGGTTAAATTTTTTTAAGGGAAGATAAATGAAATTATCACTAAAGCTGTTACTAACAGCATCTGCTGTTGCACTACTGATGAGCGGTTGTGCTCAAAAGGTTAGAATCAAAGCACTAAATCCGGCTGAGGTTGGAGAGATGGCTACAAAGAAAAAAGTTGCGATTAGCGGTTTTAGAAATGATAAACATGGTTTATCTGGTAAAATTGAATCTGAAATATCTAAGCATGAGTTAGATAAAAAAAGATATTTTACTGTTGTTAGCAGAAAAGATTTAGACAAAATTATGGCGGAACAAAAACTTCAGTCATCAGAGTTAATGAATGAAGCTACTGCTACTAAAGTCGGTAAACTAATCGGTGCTCAAGCTGTTATAAATGGAGAGATTGCTTCTGCTACTGCTAGTTCTGGCAGATATACAGAAAATAGAGAAAAATGTCTTAAATATACTAAACAGGGGTGTGCACAATACAGATACTATACTGTTACGTGTAAAACAGTTCAAGCAGAAGTCTCTGCTAATCTTAACATTGTGAATGTAGAGACTGGTTCAATCATCTATGGAGATACTATCAATAAAGAATATAATGGTGATTCTTGTAAAAACAATATTCTTTCTGAAGGTCAAGCTTTAAACAGACTAACATCAGCTATCGCTAACGAGTTTGTATATAAGTTAACTCCTCACTATGTATATTTTAATGTTGCATTACTTGATAAGATAGAATTAAAAGAAGTAACTAAAGAGCAGGAAAAAACTTTTGAAAATTCATTGGCATATATCAAAGCTGGCCGTATGGATAAGGCAGAGACTATGCTTCAGGGACTTCTTGATCAAGTTGATGGAAAATCTTACGTAGTTGCATATGCTTATGGTGTTGTAAATGAAGCACAGGGTAAATTCGATGAAGCTAAAAAGATATACGCTATGGCTGATGGATTGACAGTTGAGCCTGTTGATGAGATAAATTTAGCAGTAACAAGAATTGACAACATGATTGCTAAAAGAGAAGAAGCTAAGAAGCAAATGAATGCTAAGTAAAAATAAACTGTTTAAAAGTTTTTTATTATTAACATCTACAGCTCTAATCTTTAGTGGTTGTGGCGGCAGCAGTTCTGCTGCTACCCCTGCTGCTAAACCAATTCCAAAAGTTATGCCAGCGTGGATAAATGCTCCACTTCCTAATGATAATGAACAATTTATGTATGGAATGAGTATAGCATCTGACAGAGATTCTGCTATAAAAGCGGCACTTAGCGATATGATTGCAAAACTTGGGACTACTATAGAATCTTCTTATGAGAGCAACGAAAAAGTTCAAGGTGCTTATGTAGATTCTACAATCAAAAATCAAATAAAATCTGATGTTTCTAAGATAAAGATAAATAACTATAAAGTTATTCAATCACATAAAGTTAGTTACAGAGAATTTGCTGTTATGATTGAAACAGATAAGCGAAATCTTGTTAAGGGATTAAAAGAAAACCTTGAAGCTGAGAAAAAAAGCATATCTCAAGAGTATGATTCACTTAAAGACAGAGATTCTCTAACTAGGTACAATACTAAAAAAGAGTTGTCTGAGAGAGCAAGCAAGTTATTGTCTGAAGTTCTTATGATCTCAGAGCTAGACAAGAGTTTTAACAAAAAAGAAAACTTAGACTATATAGCTAAAAAACAAAAAGAATTTTTGGCAGAGTCTAAAGAATTAAAGTTTTTTGTTGGTGGTAATGAAAAATCAGCTAAGTTCGCTGATAGTATAAAAAACTACCTTGCGCAAAATGGTTATAACGTTACAAACACTAACAAGAATGCAGTAGAGATAAAAGTTAAGACTACAGATAATATTAATTATGGTAATTCTATGAGTATAGCTGTTTTAACAATAAATGTCAGTGTATTTGACAAGCAACAACGCATTGGCGGTAAGTCAGTTGTAGTTAAAGAGAGATATAACGGCTCAATAGATAGTGTATATAAAAATGCTTCTATTCACTTAGAACAAGATATCAAGTCTCAGGGTATTAACGAAGTTATAGGCATTAATCTTAAAATAGATTAATTGCTCTATACTTCTATTCATGTATAAACAACCTCAAATATATTATATAACTCACGAAAAACTTCAAGATAAAATCTACTTTAAAGAAGCTATATGCTCTGATATGGAGAATAGCTACTATTGGAGTGATGACTGGTCTTTGGAGTTTTACATAGAGTTAGCTCAAGCTGGCTTTATTAGTACTACATACGAGACAAAAGGTGGATTAGTCCTTCTTCCAGAGCTTCAGTATGATTATGCTGTATTAGATTTTAAAGATATACATATTTCAAAAAAAGTAAAAAAATTACTAAAAGAAGATAGTTTCAGTTTTTCTATCAACAGTAGATTTCACGAAGTACTAGAAAATATCTCTACTCAGCATAAATACAACTGGCTAAAAGAAGAGTATTTAGAATTAATCAAAAGCTTATATAATGCAAATAATAAGAAAAAAAACTTTGAAATAATATCTGCAGAAGTAGTTTGCAAAGAAACAGATGAGTTGATAGCCGGTGAAGTGGGTTATATCATAGGAAGTACATATACTAGTTTGAGTGGTTTTAGTTTAAAAGAGAAAAAGTATAATAATTATGGAAATTTGCAACTCGTTTTACTTGCAAAGTATTTAGAAAAATGCAGATTTTCATTTTGGAACTTGGGACACTCTCATATGGAGTATAAGCAAAAGCTAGGATGCAAGACTTATGAGAGAAATGAGTTTTTAAAAAGATGGAATGTAGATAGTAATTCAGCAATCATTAACCACGCTTAGATATACTTACATCAGATTAAATATAAGGTCATTTGCGTATGATTTCTAAGATACAAACGATTAAAAAAGAAGTTTCTAAAGTAGTTGTGGGGCAAGATAGAATGATTGACGGTCTTCTTATTGCACTTTTGTGTGAAGGTCACATCCTTATAGAAGGTGTTCCGGGACTAGCAAAGACTACAACAGTTAATGCACTTGCAAAATCATTAGG
Protein-coding regions in this window:
- a CDS encoding rubredoxin, with product MKKYKCVFCGWVYDPAIGDEKAGIPAGTAFEDLPDNWVCPGCGSAREYFNPID
- a CDS encoding BatD family protein — its product is MRSNLGRIFLIILIFLSLNAFASTYKWSVKSDKAEAMTNEAIYLKYVCEYSDAAGLYVIEFNPVVDNEKYSIELLSESENITDGKKINVFEFIAFVKVPGEMSFIFDTRMKKTNKDSIQNTVLGRDNADYEEFSTRFIRQEAIVVNVKQSSSDLVGEFVLNAKKDKEQLKAFEPYHLEISIAGSGDFKLIKPILFEIDGVKIFSQKVIQDVKLTKNGYQGSWSQKFAFVGEKDFTIPKLSIEYFDIKEKKAKELIVEETQIKITKAYKKEELLDVEQKSFEFSYNFIYYILTFIAGFLFAKINFKRVKKLNFADSSFLAKVDNAKSFDELMIILALKDARKYESFIRKVETKEIKSLKEAKKALINE
- a CDS encoding hybrid sensor histidine kinase/response regulator; the encoded protein is MQVDFYSKNILIVDDNKVNILVLEGLLEDEGYTSILSATSALQAYDILKKNNIDMILLDVMMPQIDGIEACRTIRQTPNYNHIPIIMITADISDETLRKSFEAGANDYLNKPVNMTNLKVRIESQFMNAHKDALILNQNRLLAVNETVQMLAHQWRQPLSIISTITMDIAVAYEFDELTAEHLDRSLNNINNAVQELSKTLDEFRQISNIEESTSLNNINDTVNKSIKLIEDRFESNHINLETDLQHQQDILYFPNELVKILISIYTNSIEAFKKTPHEIKKFIKISTKQNKDYTYIEAVDNAGGIDKDLINRIFDPYVSTKDEKNAVGLGLYNAFNILKESMHASIKVTSQNSQTTVTIKIPNTK
- a CDS encoding ammonium transporter, which gives rise to MLEADFKYIIDTFFALFAMVLIIFMVPGFAMLEAGLVRTKNVTSVLTINVMIYAVASIAFLLIGYSLAFGSWENNSMSIWAAFMFQMAFVGKTINIMSGGVSERVRIFPLAIFAVIMGAFIYPAIVNISWGADMIAGTFLDIDMHDLAGSTVIHSTGGWALLAAILIMGSRKGRYVNGKIRVIPASNIPLVVLGAFLLWIGWFGFNGGSVGSISSIENANLVAKTIMNTNTAGLAGALIAGILMYVRYKLFDITMILNGALGGLVAVTAGPDLYNIYTPILIGAIGGALVVFAVPLFDKLELDDPVGALSVHLVNGIWGTLAVGIFVDNVSFMAQLKGVVVVAVFAFSVSFVVLFLINKITRFRAEDDAQQEGMDVNECGVEAYPEFKRAI
- a CDS encoding VWA domain-containing protein, producing MKPIYFVHLHFLSAKKNFLKLEWIVKVLIFISLCIALASPIVVDKLSPNNRHGKDIVLAIDASGSMNSSGFDFEDEVSDGKRLSRFEITKIIASEFIQKRISDNVGVVLYGDFAFIASPITYEKEIVTQMLGYLTQGMAGQNTAIGEAIAMGVRSFKHSKAKTKVIVLLSDGEHNSGSVSPKEATELAKEQGIKIYTIAMGNKGEADEALLETIAKDSNGEFFSASSAKELKNIYDEIDKLESSNIKSREYVLKNYFYQIFLLLASGLLLFLLYREIKK
- a CDS encoding energy transducer TonB translates to MIRHSSSFLFSLIFHGTLVLILFFTWKNIPSMSKVDCENKICVQLCDVIVEKPAVKPAPKPAPKPKLKPIPKELTKPKFKPKPIVKKIEIVKEVPVVMPELIKEESVVEVVKEEIAEEKPVEATQIVQEQIIEEQIVQEESIVEGLEAKQVRLEQEYMQEHIAKIIQLLQDNLYYPRRARKRGTVGEVMVKFTLSTDAVAHSIKVVSSNSEILSRAAIKTIEELSGKFPKPSEVLILHVPINYSLKM
- a CDS encoding VWA domain-containing protein — translated: MSFLYPEYFWLFLFLVAGFIKKDFRALRIVGLGYIVTFVFIVLALTRPVVEQEPIKSEQVLSDVVIAVDLSYSMQAMDVPPSRLKKAKEILKSLIKSEQKSRFGILGFTTNAIILSPMTEDSELLEHLFSSLDDKLIITKGSSIMPALELARKMSQSKNLSMVILSDGADEISYEDEAKFAKKNYLVVNVLMLATKTGGTLMLENGELLKDETNDIVVSRENSSIQEISDATGGVYTKSFDDLVDALQNQKSDDKKSETTIIRNLELFYYLILLAIISFLVSITTLKRHVVALLLMFGISLEASLLEYFEDKNNLEFKKASSYYKSGEYEKALNSYERVKSANAEFKSVVFYNMGNSLVRLKEFKKAREAYLKSLTLSYSKEADENLYYIKEVSEQMQMSTGQQKSDKKSSMAKKENSNKKKKEGGSSNMKVSASASSGAEDSGKKTSSESKVDLNSGKAKLSSKQYELINRRGVNEKQPW